GGAAGAAGTCGTACGCCTCGCTCTCGTTCCCCAGCCGCTGCGACGCGATCCCGGCCCAGCAGAGGAGGAGGGCGCTCTCCCCCTGCTCCTCCAGGGTGACCAGGAGGAGGGAGTGCGCTTCGTCCCAGCGGTCCTCTTCGCCCAGCGTCTGGGCCTCGGCGACGGCCGCCTCGGCCACCTCGCCGTCCACTTCGCCTGTGTGCAGGCCGTTCTCCTCCGCCATCGCCCGCCGATCCGGTCCGGGTGCCGTTGCGCCGCGCCTGGGGTGGCGCCGCCGTGGCTGGCAAGATACGCATGCGGCGCCGCAGCCGCGAGCCCGGCCCCACCCCCAGCGTCGCTCCGCGACGCATCCCCCTCCCCCATAACTGCCTGGGGGAGGGGGAGCTTGCAGGGGCTGGTTCGTCGCGCACAGATCCGGTAGGGGCGCGATTCATCGCGCCCACCCTCCGACCCGGCCTCGATCCTCGCCGTTCGGCACCGACATCCGTAGGGGCAGCCCCGCGTGGCTGCCCGTGTCACGGCCATGTCCCGTAGCCCACGCGACCCGGGCTCCACCGCCGCGTCGCACGAGACGGCTTCAGCCGTCTTCGCGTGGTTCCAGCCGGGGGCTTCAGCCCCCGGCGATGCGGCCCCCGAACCCGTCTACGCTGCCCCCAACAGCAAAGCCCCGCCTTTCACAGGCGGGGCTTCGCGCGGAGTGCCCGGGGCGGGACTCGAACCCGCAAGCTGTTGGGCGGGGCATTTTAAGTGCCCTGTGTTTACCGATTTCACCACCCGGGCCGCCCCAAAGATAATACGGACACCGCACCCCGTGGAGTGCCCCGTTCAGCGCGCCCCCTCCGCCGCCTCGATCGCCGCGCGGAGACGGTCGAGGTTCTCCGCCACGGTGGCGCGCGCGTTGTACACCGCCGACCCCGCCACCACCGCCGTGGCCCCTGCGCGGACCACCTCCCCCACCGTCTCCGCCGTTACGCCGCCATCCACCTCCAGCTCCACGTGCCCGTACCCGCCCTCGTCCAGCATGCGGCGCAGCCGGGCAATCTTGGCGGTGCTGGTAGGGATGTACGACTGCCCGCCGAAGCCGGGGTTCACGGACATCACCAGCACGAGGTCCACGTACGGCAGGATCTCGGAAAGCGACTCCACGGAGGTGGCGGGGTTCAGCGTGACACCCGCCTTCATCCCCAGCTCGCGGATGCGCTGCACCGTGCGGTGCAGGTGGGTGGCCGCCTCCACGTGCACCGTCAGGAAGTCCGCCCCCGCCTCGGCGAACGCCTCCAGGTAGCGCTCGGGGTGCTCGATCATCAGGTGGACGTCGATCACACCTCGCGCGGCGCGGCGCGCGGCTGCGGCCACCAGCGGGCCGATGGTGATGTTGGGGACGAAGTGCCCGTCCATCACATCCACGTGGATCCACTCGGCGCCGGCGTCCTCCGCCTCGCGGATCTGGTCGCCCAGGCGCGTGAAG
The DNA window shown above is from Longimicrobium sp. and carries:
- the rpe gene encoding ribulose-phosphate 3-epimerase, with translation MSRVKIAPSILSADFTRLGDQIREAEDAGAEWIHVDVMDGHFVPNITIGPLVAAAARRAARGVIDVHLMIEHPERYLEAFAEAGADFLTVHVEAATHLHRTVQRIRELGMKAGVTLNPATSVESLSEILPYVDLVLVMSVNPGFGGQSYIPTSTAKIARLRRMLDEGGYGHVELEVDGGVTAETVGEVVRAGATAVVAGSAVYNARATVAENLDRLRAAIEAAEGAR